Proteins encoded within one genomic window of Streptomyces sp. NBC_01314:
- a CDS encoding RraA family protein has translation MSNSSLLDRFAALDSAAVSDALDQLGLPSGVGGVRPVWGPTAVVGFAVTVGLEPRAEGPAGAHIATTAIENSDDQSVIVVDNQGRSDVSCWGGILSLGASLRGVRGVVADGVCRDVAEARELDFPVFSRGSIPATARGRLQQRSLGQPVTVAGLTVEQGDVVLADESGLVVVPRDRAEEVAEIATGIVARERAIADEVRAGVPLSRAMHDARLAGDKESVR, from the coding sequence ATGAGCAACTCATCTCTCCTGGACCGCTTCGCGGCGCTCGACTCCGCCGCGGTCAGCGACGCGCTCGACCAGCTTGGGCTTCCCTCCGGAGTCGGTGGCGTCCGTCCGGTGTGGGGACCCACGGCAGTGGTGGGATTCGCCGTCACCGTGGGCCTCGAACCGCGCGCCGAAGGCCCGGCCGGAGCCCACATCGCCACCACGGCCATCGAGAACTCGGACGACCAGAGCGTGATCGTCGTCGACAACCAGGGCCGCTCCGACGTGTCCTGCTGGGGCGGCATCCTGAGCCTGGGCGCGTCCCTTCGTGGTGTGCGCGGCGTCGTCGCCGACGGTGTGTGCCGCGACGTGGCGGAGGCCCGTGAACTGGACTTCCCCGTTTTCTCGCGGGGGTCGATACCCGCCACGGCGCGGGGCAGGCTGCAGCAGCGCTCCCTAGGCCAGCCGGTCACCGTCGCCGGGCTCACGGTCGAGCAGGGCGACGTCGTCCTCGCCGACGAGAGCGGTCTCGTCGTCGTCCCGCGGGACCGGGCCGAGGAAGTGGCCGAGATCGCCACCGGGATCGTCGCCCGGGAACGCGCCATCGCGGACGAGGTGCGCGCGGGCGTGCCCCTCTCCCGGGCTATGCACGACGCCCGCCTCGCCGGAGACAAGGAGTCGGTCCGATGA
- a CDS encoding family 43 glycosylhydrolase, protein MTRPISRRALTAGAIALVVFATTGAPARAAAPASSAANFTNPIALQRADPHVFKHTDGFYYFTATVPAYDKIVMRRATTLQGLATAPETTIWTKHASGEMGAHIWAPEIHFIDGKWYVYFSAGSAGDKWKIRMYALESSAANPLTGPWTEKGRITTNWDSWSLDHTTFVNNGTRYLVWAQSNPSGPGGIYLARMSNPWTITGEQVRLSTPEFAWEKQGFDVNEGPAVLQKNGKVFVTYSASATDANYCLGMLTANANANATADLTDPGSWTKSTEPVFKSNDATGQYGPGHNSFTVSEDGKSDILVYHDRNYKDITGDPLNDPNRRTRFQKIYWNADGTPNFGIPVADGVTPVRFSSYNFPNRYIRHEGFRAKTQANVTNLADSQFRVVPGLAGIGTVSLESANFPGYYLRHKNFEVRVEKNDGTTTFAGDASFQQRAGLADSADGISFESYNFPGRYIRHYNNLLYVQPVSTTLDRQDATYYAE, encoded by the coding sequence ATGACCCGCCCCATAAGCCGCCGCGCGCTGACCGCGGGGGCCATCGCACTGGTCGTCTTCGCCACCACCGGTGCGCCCGCCCGCGCTGCCGCGCCTGCCTCCTCGGCCGCGAACTTCACCAACCCGATCGCGCTCCAGCGCGCCGATCCGCACGTCTTCAAACACACCGACGGCTTCTACTACTTCACCGCCACGGTACCGGCGTACGACAAGATCGTGATGCGCCGGGCCACCACCCTCCAGGGCCTTGCCACCGCCCCCGAGACCACCATCTGGACCAAGCACGCCAGCGGTGAGATGGGCGCCCACATCTGGGCCCCGGAGATCCACTTCATCGACGGCAAGTGGTACGTCTACTTCTCCGCCGGCTCCGCAGGCGACAAGTGGAAGATCCGGATGTACGCGCTGGAGTCCAGCGCCGCGAACCCGCTGACCGGCCCCTGGACCGAGAAGGGCCGCATTACCACCAACTGGGACTCCTGGTCCCTGGACCACACGACCTTCGTCAACAACGGCACCCGCTACCTCGTCTGGGCGCAGTCCAACCCCTCCGGCCCCGGCGGCATCTACTTGGCGAGGATGTCCAACCCTTGGACGATCACCGGAGAGCAAGTACGGCTGTCCACCCCAGAGTTCGCCTGGGAGAAGCAGGGGTTCGACGTCAACGAAGGTCCTGCTGTCCTGCAGAAGAACGGCAAGGTCTTCGTCACCTACTCGGCCAGCGCCACCGACGCCAACTACTGCCTCGGCATGCTGACCGCCAACGCCAACGCCAACGCCACCGCCGACCTGACGGATCCCGGGTCCTGGACCAAGAGCACCGAGCCGGTGTTCAAGAGCAACGACGCCACCGGCCAGTACGGCCCCGGCCACAACTCTTTCACCGTCTCCGAGGACGGAAAGTCCGACATCCTCGTCTACCACGACCGCAACTACAAGGACATCACCGGCGACCCGCTCAACGACCCCAACCGCCGCACCCGCTTCCAGAAGATCTACTGGAACGCCGACGGCACGCCCAACTTCGGCATCCCTGTGGCCGACGGCGTCACCCCCGTCCGCTTCTCCTCGTACAACTTCCCCAACCGCTACATCCGGCACGAAGGGTTCAGGGCCAAGACCCAGGCGAACGTCACCAACCTCGCCGACTCCCAGTTCCGCGTCGTCCCCGGCCTCGCCGGCATCGGCACGGTCTCCCTCGAGTCGGCCAACTTCCCCGGCTACTACCTGCGCCACAAGAACTTCGAGGTCCGGGTCGAGAAGAACGACGGCACGACCACCTTCGCGGGTGACGCCTCCTTCCAGCAGCGCGCCGGCCTGGCCGACTCCGCCGACGGCATCTCCTTCGAGTCGTACAACTTTCCCGGCCGCTACATCCGCCACTACAACAACCTGCTCTACGTCCAACCGGTCAGCACGACACTCGACCGGCAGGACGCCACCTACTACGCGGAGTAG
- a CDS encoding RraA family protein — MSTHDLARGHSSATLSEASGLSVALSPEIRSLWAGARLCGPAFTVQGAGGDNLALHHAVLQAPSGSVLVADLGGARFGHWGEILTVAAQQRGIAGLLIDGGVRDAAEAEALGFPVFSRNNSILGTRKDFRGVLGRPVKVGGVTVHTGDLVVGDVDGVVALPASDTERTLDRADARVAHENELMKQLREGRSTLDLYNNFEAAGR; from the coding sequence GTGAGCACGCACGACCTCGCCCGCGGCCACTCCAGCGCGACTCTGTCCGAGGCGTCCGGACTCTCCGTGGCCCTGTCCCCGGAGATCCGGTCGCTGTGGGCCGGTGCCCGGCTGTGCGGCCCGGCGTTCACCGTGCAGGGCGCCGGCGGCGACAACCTCGCCCTGCACCACGCCGTACTGCAGGCCCCGTCCGGGTCGGTCCTGGTTGCCGACCTCGGCGGCGCCCGCTTCGGCCACTGGGGCGAGATCCTCACGGTGGCCGCCCAACAGCGCGGGATCGCGGGCCTCCTCATCGACGGCGGCGTCCGCGACGCGGCGGAGGCAGAGGCGCTCGGCTTCCCTGTCTTCTCGCGCAACAACTCCATCCTCGGCACCCGCAAGGACTTCCGTGGGGTTCTCGGGCGACCCGTCAAGGTCGGTGGCGTCACGGTCCACACCGGCGACCTCGTCGTCGGCGACGTCGACGGAGTCGTGGCGCTTCCGGCGTCCGACACCGAGCGGACCCTCGACCGGGCCGACGCGCGCGTGGCCCACGAGAATGAGCTGATGAAGCAGTTGCGGGAGGGCCGCAGCACCCTTGACCTGTACAACAACTTCGAAGCTGCCGGGCGGTGA
- a CDS encoding alpha/beta fold hydrolase: MSPVRKLERFTLPLTVGATRVEVSGLHRGGTGTPLVFLHGFGSTKEDYADVVHQTALADRPVLAYDAPGCGASSCANLGAVSIPFLVSVAEQVLRARQIDRFHVIGHSMGGLTALMLADGDPDRVASFTNIEGNVAPEDCFLSRQIVTHSQDDPDEFLARFAERVGGSRFYGGALYASSLPHKVRAAAVRAIFESMVDLSDHGKLLDRFLGLPAPKMFMYGEQNSTLSYLPALAEGGVELAEIEHCAHFPMYSNPPRMWARIADLVSRADAGA, encoded by the coding sequence ATGAGCCCGGTGAGGAAGCTCGAACGCTTCACGCTCCCCCTCACCGTCGGCGCGACCCGCGTCGAGGTGTCCGGCCTCCACCGCGGTGGGACCGGCACGCCCCTGGTCTTCCTGCACGGCTTCGGCTCGACGAAGGAGGACTACGCGGATGTCGTCCACCAGACCGCGCTGGCCGACCGGCCCGTCCTGGCCTACGACGCGCCCGGCTGCGGCGCCAGCAGCTGCGCGAACCTGGGCGCCGTCTCCATCCCCTTCCTCGTCTCCGTCGCCGAACAGGTACTGAGGGCCCGGCAGATCGACCGGTTCCATGTCATCGGGCACTCGATGGGCGGCCTGACCGCACTCATGCTCGCCGACGGCGACCCCGACAGGGTCGCGAGCTTCACCAACATCGAGGGCAACGTCGCACCCGAGGACTGTTTCCTCAGCCGGCAGATCGTCACTCACTCCCAGGACGACCCCGACGAGTTCCTGGCCCGGTTCGCCGAACGCGTCGGCGGCTCCCGCTTCTACGGCGGCGCCCTGTACGCGTCGAGCCTTCCCCACAAGGTCCGGGCCGCAGCGGTCAGGGCCATCTTCGAGTCCATGGTCGACCTCTCCGACCACGGCAAGCTGCTCGACCGGTTCCTCGGACTCCCCGCGCCGAAGATGTTCATGTACGGGGAGCAGAACAGCACGCTGTCCTACCTCCCCGCCCTAGCCGAAGGCGGCGTCGAGCTCGCCGAGATCGAGCACTGCGCCCATTTCCCGATGTACTCCAACCCGCCGCGGATGTGGGCCCGTATCGCGGACCTCGTGTCACGCGCGGACGCCGGCGCCTGA
- a CDS encoding amino acid permease — MSHPSSTPPDLVPSLPGSSSSPPEGGSATEGSGYRKALKNRQIQMIAIGGAIGTGLFMGAGGRLNQAGPSLILIYAVCGFFAFLMLRAMGELILHRPSSGSFVSYAREFYGEKAAYTAGWLYWLNWAMTSIVDVTAAALYMNFFKKYWEPISSVPQWVWALTALVVVLALNLLSVKVFGEMEFWFALIKVLALVAFLVVGTLFVVFGTPVDGHEVGFSIIGDHGGLVPNGVLQAVVLVQGVMFAYAGIELLGTAAGETKEPGKIIPRAINSVILRIAIFYVGSVLLLTLLLPYTAYQAGTSPFVTFFGSIGVSGVDAIMNLVVLTAALSSLNAGLYSTGRILHSMAKNGSAPRYAARMTPSGVPYGGIALTAIVTLVGVALNAVVPSQAFEIVLNIASLGILASWGTIVLCQLKLYRMAEQGRVERPKFRLFGAPYTSYLTLAFLAAVLVLIGLDYPIGTYTMFSLLLVIPALVGGWFLCRDRIALIASQRRGHDSQGDFKFPVGAGCR, encoded by the coding sequence ATGAGCCATCCGTCGTCAACTCCACCCGACCTCGTTCCATCCCTTCCGGGGTCATCCAGCTCTCCACCGGAAGGGGGGTCGGCCACGGAAGGGTCGGGATATCGCAAAGCCCTGAAAAATCGTCAGATCCAGATGATCGCGATCGGTGGCGCCATCGGAACGGGTCTCTTCATGGGGGCCGGCGGACGCCTGAACCAGGCGGGTCCGTCCCTCATCCTCATCTACGCCGTCTGCGGGTTCTTCGCTTTCCTCATGCTTCGGGCGATGGGCGAACTGATTCTGCACCGTCCGTCATCCGGGTCGTTCGTCTCGTACGCCCGTGAGTTCTACGGCGAGAAGGCGGCGTACACCGCCGGCTGGCTGTACTGGCTCAACTGGGCGATGACCTCCATCGTGGATGTGACGGCGGCGGCTCTGTACATGAACTTCTTCAAGAAGTACTGGGAGCCGATCTCCTCGGTCCCTCAGTGGGTGTGGGCCCTGACCGCCCTGGTCGTGGTGCTGGCGCTGAACCTGTTGTCCGTCAAGGTGTTCGGTGAGATGGAGTTCTGGTTCGCCCTGATCAAGGTGCTGGCGCTGGTGGCCTTCCTGGTCGTCGGGACGCTGTTCGTGGTCTTCGGGACTCCCGTCGACGGCCACGAGGTCGGTTTCAGCATCATCGGTGACCACGGAGGGCTGGTTCCCAACGGAGTGCTGCAGGCGGTCGTCCTCGTCCAGGGTGTGATGTTCGCCTACGCAGGAATCGAACTCCTCGGCACGGCCGCGGGCGAGACCAAGGAGCCGGGAAAGATCATTCCGAGGGCGATCAACTCCGTCATTCTACGCATCGCGATCTTCTACGTCGGATCGGTCCTTCTGCTGACCCTGCTCCTGCCGTACACGGCCTATCAGGCCGGAACCAGCCCGTTCGTCACGTTCTTCGGCTCCATCGGAGTCAGCGGCGTCGATGCGATCATGAACCTGGTGGTTCTCACAGCCGCTTTGTCGTCGCTCAACGCGGGTCTCTATTCCACCGGCCGCATCCTGCACTCCATGGCCAAGAACGGTTCGGCGCCCCGCTACGCCGCACGCATGACCCCGTCAGGCGTGCCCTACGGCGGAATAGCGCTCACCGCCATCGTGACACTGGTGGGAGTCGCTTTGAATGCTGTCGTTCCATCCCAGGCATTCGAGATCGTCCTCAACATCGCCTCTCTGGGCATCCTGGCAAGCTGGGGAACGATCGTGCTCTGCCAGTTGAAGCTGTACCGAATGGCTGAACAGGGAAGGGTGGAACGGCCTAAGTTCCGGCTGTTCGGAGCCCCGTACACCTCGTATCTGACTCTTGCCTTCCTTGCCGCCGTGCTCGTACTCATCGGACTCGACTATCCGATCGGTACCTATACGATGTTCTCCCTCCTGCTCGTCATTCCCGCACTCGTCGGTGGGTGGTTTCTCTGCCGTGACCGCATCGCCCTGATAGCGAGTCAGAGGAGGGGGCACGACAGCCAGGGCGACTTCAAGTTCCCGGTAGGAGCGGGCTGTCGGTGA
- a CDS encoding aminotransferase class I/II-fold pyridoxal phosphate-dependent enzyme, with protein MTDNPIFAVAAQAEALRARGADVITLAAGEPQAASSAAVVEAAVAAVRDPATHHYGTAQGDPALRALVATTVAGDTGLPWSADDIQIALGAKHALFLATQALIDAGDEVLVAAPGWPGHAEVVTAAGGAAVPVATDEAFRLSAETLDHCRTPRTRAVILSSPGNPTGAVHPEARLREIADWAQQHGIWVISDDIYRAFDYTGTYRSILRVAPQLRGRTVVVSGVSKEHAMTGWRVGWLAAPPEIVASARLHVSRTITHVPTVNQRAALAALGDTGTPAEAARDYRRRRALLVEALNGIDGIDCPLPDGGMFAFPDVSELLRDRGWTSSADLAAWLLDTVHLAVVPGEAFNAPGRIRVCFAVDDDTLITAIERLRTAFGSTVHETAAQQLEEVR; from the coding sequence ATGACGGACAACCCGATCTTCGCTGTGGCCGCCCAGGCCGAAGCGCTGCGCGCCCGGGGCGCGGACGTCATCACACTTGCCGCCGGAGAGCCTCAGGCGGCCAGCAGCGCCGCGGTGGTGGAGGCCGCCGTGGCCGCGGTCCGCGACCCCGCCACCCACCACTACGGGACGGCCCAGGGCGACCCGGCCCTGCGTGCGCTCGTAGCCACCACCGTCGCCGGTGACACCGGGCTCCCCTGGAGCGCGGACGACATACAGATCGCCCTCGGCGCGAAGCACGCCCTCTTCCTCGCCACCCAGGCCCTGATCGACGCCGGTGACGAGGTTCTGGTCGCCGCGCCCGGCTGGCCCGGGCACGCCGAAGTCGTCACCGCCGCCGGCGGTGCCGCCGTCCCGGTCGCCACCGACGAGGCATTCCGGCTCTCGGCCGAGACACTCGACCACTGCCGTACCCCGCGCACACGGGCGGTGATTCTCTCCAGCCCGGGCAATCCCACCGGCGCCGTCCACCCCGAGGCCCGGCTGCGGGAGATCGCCGACTGGGCGCAGCAGCACGGCATCTGGGTCATCAGCGACGACATCTACCGGGCGTTCGACTACACCGGGACCTACCGGTCGATCCTGCGAGTGGCTCCTCAACTGCGCGGACGTACCGTCGTCGTTAGCGGAGTGTCCAAGGAACACGCCATGACCGGCTGGCGCGTCGGCTGGCTCGCGGCGCCGCCGGAGATCGTCGCCTCGGCGCGGCTGCACGTGTCGCGCACCATCACCCATGTCCCGACGGTCAACCAGCGGGCCGCCCTCGCTGCGCTGGGCGACACCGGCACCCCCGCCGAGGCCGCACGCGACTACCGGCGCCGGCGCGCGCTGCTGGTGGAGGCGCTGAACGGGATCGACGGCATCGACTGCCCGCTGCCCGACGGCGGCATGTTCGCCTTCCCCGACGTCAGCGAACTGCTCCGCGACCGCGGCTGGACCAGCAGCGCCGACCTCGCCGCATGGCTCCTCGACACGGTCCATCTCGCGGTCGTACCCGGCGAGGCGTTCAACGCGCCTGGACGCATCCGAGTGTGCTTCGCCGTCGACGACGACACGCTGATCACCGCGATCGAGCGACTGCGGACCGCCTTCGGATCCACGGTGCATGAGACGGCCGCGCAACAGTTGGAGGAGGTCCGATGA
- a CDS encoding ISAs1 family transposase, whose protein sequence is MPAAPSSPVPAVLAKLGPLYQHDTGRLRAYLQRVPDPRSRRGRWYPLVGLLLICACAVVSGARTITEITEWGQRATITVLELLGIRRHLPGRRRAPSHATFTRLLAALDGDALDAAIGAYLAERDHTAVGATGFAPRPAIAVDGKALSGSAHRQQRHRHLLSAVTHAPTVTLAQREVGAKTNETAAFRPLLEPLDLTGTVVTFDALHSVKDQVRWLVQEKKAHYIAVIKGNQPTASAQVRALPWGQVPVAHTVSQAGHGRRESRSVKTMAIAANLGGIAFPKARLALRIHRRRQESGKRQTRETVYAVTSLDTHQASPADLGGYVRGHWGIENSSHHVRDVVFAEDASTVHTGNAPRAMATLRNLAIGRLRLLGADNIAKTTRAIRDAPEHAVWIWGITDSPLLPGT, encoded by the coding sequence GTGCCTGCCGCTCCATCCTCCCCGGTCCCTGCCGTTCTGGCGAAACTGGGTCCCCTCTACCAGCACGACACCGGCCGCCTGCGCGCCTACCTCCAGCGCGTACCCGACCCGCGTTCACGTCGCGGACGGTGGTATCCCCTGGTCGGCCTGCTGCTGATCTGTGCCTGCGCAGTCGTCTCCGGCGCCCGGACCATCACCGAGATCACCGAGTGGGGACAGCGCGCCACCATCACGGTGTTGGAGCTGCTCGGTATCCGCCGCCACCTGCCCGGACGTCGCCGCGCCCCGTCCCATGCCACCTTCACCCGGCTCCTGGCCGCCCTCGACGGCGATGCCCTGGACGCCGCGATCGGCGCCTACCTGGCCGAACGCGACCACACCGCCGTCGGCGCCACCGGCTTCGCGCCACGGCCGGCGATCGCGGTGGACGGCAAGGCACTGTCCGGCTCCGCGCATCGCCAGCAGCGCCACCGGCACCTGCTGTCCGCCGTCACCCACGCCCCCACCGTCACCCTGGCCCAGCGCGAGGTGGGGGCCAAGACCAACGAGACAGCCGCCTTCCGCCCGCTGCTGGAACCGCTCGATCTGACCGGCACCGTGGTCACCTTCGACGCTCTGCACAGCGTCAAGGACCAGGTGCGCTGGCTGGTGCAGGAGAAGAAAGCCCACTACATCGCGGTGATCAAGGGAAATCAGCCGACCGCGTCGGCCCAGGTCAGGGCCCTGCCGTGGGGGCAGGTGCCCGTGGCCCACACCGTCTCCCAGGCCGGGCACGGGCGGAGGGAGTCCCGCTCGGTCAAGACCATGGCCATCGCGGCGAACCTGGGCGGGATCGCCTTCCCCAAAGCGCGGCTGGCCTTGCGCATCCACCGGCGGCGTCAGGAGAGCGGCAAGCGGCAGACCCGGGAGACGGTCTACGCCGTCACCAGCCTCGATACCCACCAGGCCAGCCCCGCTGACCTGGGCGGATATGTGCGTGGGCACTGGGGAATCGAAAATTCCAGCCACCATGTCAGAGATGTGGTGTTCGCCGAGGATGCATCCACCGTCCACACCGGCAACGCGCCGCGGGCGATGGCCACTTTGCGGAACCTGGCCATCGGCAGGCTGCGGCTGCTGGGAGCCGACAACATCGCCAAGACCACCCGAGCGATCCGGGACGCACCCGAACACGCCGTCTGGATCTGGGGCATCACCGACAGCCCGCTCCTACCGGGAACTTGA
- a CDS encoding family 43 glycosylhydrolase has protein sequence MFRTRHWFVLGAALLALFASLVTTQPAAAADGRPFTNPVKSQKGADPWLEYYNGNYYLITTTFTGVLNIRKSPTLAGLSTAASVQVWSDTNPARNNNIWAPELHFFDGHWYLYYSAGPAGVACCDSQRTHVLESAGTDPMGPYTYKNMLTGSNLSTGGWLIDASVLKHDDKLYLVGSGFINGSTQSLVIAPMSNPYTLSSQTFDIISSPTLSWERSRTPVNEGPEPLYHDGRTFLTFSASFCSTPDYKLGQLELTGSDPLLASSWTKKQTPVFQRDDAAGVYGPGHNGFFTSPDGTENWIVYHANNTTNGGCGNGRTTRAQKFTWNADGTPNFGTPVALGTTLPGPSGETALTPTSYQLVNRHSGKCLDVANSGPADGTNIQQWACHTGANQKWRVEDQGNDTSRLVNVATGKVMDIANCGSADGADIRQWSWLNNNCQKFRLVYTATGDYVRIVNEATGKVADVANCSTTDGADVRQWTWLNNDCQQWQLRPVA, from the coding sequence GTGTTCCGCACCCGTCACTGGTTCGTACTCGGGGCAGCCCTGCTGGCCCTGTTCGCTTCACTGGTCACCACACAGCCCGCCGCCGCTGCCGACGGCCGGCCGTTCACCAACCCGGTCAAGTCGCAGAAGGGCGCCGACCCCTGGCTGGAGTACTACAACGGCAACTACTACCTGATCACCACGACCTTCACCGGCGTCCTGAACATACGGAAGTCGCCCACGCTGGCCGGTCTCTCCACCGCCGCCAGCGTCCAGGTCTGGAGTGACACCAACCCGGCCCGCAACAACAACATCTGGGCGCCGGAGCTGCACTTCTTCGACGGCCACTGGTACCTCTACTACTCCGCCGGCCCAGCCGGAGTCGCCTGTTGCGACTCCCAGCGCACCCATGTTCTGGAAAGCGCCGGTACGGACCCCATGGGTCCGTACACGTACAAGAACATGCTCACCGGCTCCAACCTGTCGACAGGTGGCTGGCTCATCGACGCCAGCGTGCTCAAGCACGACGACAAGCTGTACCTGGTGGGCAGCGGCTTCATCAACGGCAGTACGCAGAGCCTGGTCATCGCGCCGATGAGCAACCCGTACACACTCAGCAGCCAGACCTTCGACATCATCTCCAGCCCCACCCTGAGCTGGGAGAGATCGCGCACCCCGGTCAACGAGGGTCCCGAACCCCTCTACCACGACGGCCGGACCTTCCTCACCTTCTCCGCGAGCTTCTGCTCCACCCCGGACTACAAACTGGGCCAGCTGGAGCTCACCGGCAGCGACCCGCTCCTCGCCTCCTCCTGGACGAAGAAGCAGACCCCCGTCTTCCAGCGCGACGACGCGGCGGGCGTCTACGGACCCGGTCACAACGGGTTCTTCACCTCACCCGACGGCACCGAGAACTGGATCGTCTACCACGCCAACAACACCACCAACGGAGGCTGCGGCAACGGCCGCACCACCCGGGCCCAGAAGTTCACCTGGAACGCCGACGGCACCCCGAACTTCGGCACCCCGGTCGCCCTCGGCACCACCCTGCCCGGCCCCTCCGGGGAGACGGCACTCACCCCGACCTCCTACCAACTGGTGAACCGCCACAGCGGCAAGTGCCTGGACGTCGCTAACAGCGGCCCCGCTGACGGCACCAACATCCAGCAGTGGGCCTGCCATACGGGCGCCAACCAGAAGTGGCGCGTCGAGGACCAGGGCAACGACACCAGCAGGCTGGTGAACGTCGCCACCGGCAAGGTCATGGACATCGCGAACTGCGGCTCCGCCGACGGCGCCGACATCCGGCAGTGGTCCTGGCTGAACAACAACTGCCAGAAGTTCCGGCTCGTGTACACAGCCACCGGCGACTACGTCCGGATCGTCAACGAGGCCACCGGCAAGGTCGCCGACGTCGCCAACTGCTCCACCACCGACGGCGCCGACGTACGCCAGTGGACCTGGCTGAACAACGACTGCCAGCAGTGGCAGCTCAGGCCCGTCGCCTGA
- a CDS encoding LysR substrate-binding domain-containing protein: MVEIRQARYFVAVAEELHFGRAAQRLQMSQPPLSQAIKQLEQQLGCELLHRTQRSVALSAAGAVFLDHCRALVRQAEEAEIAARQAATGQGGRLTLGAVTSAFSWPLPLVLKRFHEALPDVEIRTREIDTHEAGPGLLDRSLDWAIVRQTAPVRGTTATSLYADRFVAALPAGHQAADTTDSLDLADLGADTWVWLHRHISPDYHDAMATMCRAAGFSPVPAHWARSVTSQIAMVECGLGVTVVPAAASASHPAVHFRPLRHTTTTIELTAMTRSTPGALAEHLTAIATRLTTAQAPPSHD; encoded by the coding sequence GTGGTCGAGATCCGGCAGGCCCGCTATTTCGTCGCGGTCGCCGAGGAACTCCACTTCGGCCGCGCGGCGCAGCGGCTGCAGATGTCCCAGCCTCCGCTGTCCCAGGCGATCAAGCAGCTCGAACAGCAGCTCGGCTGCGAACTGCTGCACCGCACTCAGCGGTCGGTCGCCCTCAGTGCCGCCGGGGCCGTTTTCCTGGACCACTGCCGCGCACTGGTCCGACAGGCCGAGGAGGCGGAGATCGCCGCCCGTCAGGCCGCCACCGGACAGGGCGGGCGACTGACCCTGGGTGCGGTCACCTCGGCGTTCTCCTGGCCGTTGCCCCTTGTGTTGAAGCGGTTCCACGAGGCGCTGCCGGACGTCGAGATCCGCACCCGGGAGATCGACACCCACGAGGCAGGTCCGGGCCTCCTCGACCGGTCGCTCGACTGGGCGATCGTCCGCCAGACCGCCCCGGTGCGCGGCACCACGGCGACCTCGCTCTACGCCGACCGGTTCGTCGCCGCCCTGCCGGCCGGCCACCAGGCCGCCGACACCACTGACTCCCTCGATCTGGCCGACCTCGGCGCCGACACCTGGGTCTGGCTGCACCGGCACATCTCGCCCGACTACCACGACGCCATGGCCACCATGTGCCGGGCCGCCGGTTTCAGCCCTGTCCCCGCCCACTGGGCACGGTCGGTGACCTCACAGATCGCCATGGTCGAGTGCGGCCTCGGCGTCACCGTCGTACCCGCCGCGGCCTCCGCGTCCCACCCCGCCGTACACTTCAGACCCCTCCGCCACACGACGACGACCATCGAACTCACCGCCATGACCCGCTCCACCCCCGGCGCCCTGGCCGAACACCTCACCGCCATCGCGACCCGGCTGACCACAGCTCAGGCACCGCCATCGCACGACTGA
- a CDS encoding RraA family protein has protein sequence MSDPTATSNLATDLSTASVSDALDSLGLPGSLHGIGALRQGQRTVGPVFTVTYEPVDEAGGTVGDFLDDVPAGAVILIDNAGRTDCTVWGGIMSQIAHARGIAGTVIHGTCRDVAIATDAGYPIWSVSRFMRTGKDRVRGAAVQTAVTVDGVLIHPGDILVADDDGAVAVPAARWDEVADIARRIDRVEDAIVEAVRGGASLAEARARHGYHSLQTPNDQTRKDLS, from the coding sequence ATGAGTGACCCCACCGCCACCTCGAACCTCGCCACCGACCTGTCCACCGCGTCGGTCTCCGACGCCCTCGACTCCCTCGGGCTCCCCGGATCCCTCCACGGCATCGGCGCGCTGCGCCAGGGCCAGCGGACGGTCGGGCCGGTCTTCACCGTGACCTACGAACCGGTCGACGAGGCCGGCGGCACGGTGGGAGACTTCCTCGACGACGTCCCCGCGGGCGCGGTGATCCTGATCGACAACGCCGGACGCACCGACTGCACGGTGTGGGGCGGCATCATGAGCCAGATCGCCCACGCGCGCGGCATCGCGGGCACCGTCATCCACGGCACCTGCCGAGACGTCGCCATCGCGACCGACGCCGGCTACCCGATCTGGTCGGTCTCCCGGTTCATGCGCACCGGCAAGGACCGCGTCCGGGGGGCCGCGGTGCAGACGGCCGTCACCGTCGACGGTGTCCTCATCCATCCCGGCGACATCCTCGTGGCCGACGATGACGGCGCCGTGGCCGTCCCGGCCGCCCGCTGGGACGAGGTCGCGGACATCGCCCGCCGTATCGACCGCGTTGAGGACGCCATCGTCGAGGCCGTCCGCGGTGGTGCCTCGCTCGCCGAGGCGCGTGCGCGGCACGGCTACCACTCGCTCCAGACCCCGAACGACCAGACCCGGAAGGACCTCTCGTGA